Part of the Chitinophagales bacterium genome is shown below.
GCTTGGTGTAATTATAACCGCTAAAGGAAATGATGTTGATTTCGTTTCCCGCTTCTTCGCACCTAACGCCGGGATAGATGAAGATCCGGTAACCGGTTCTGCACATACTTCTCTTACCCCTTTTTGGGCAAATGAATTAAAGAAAAATGAGTTAACTGCATTACAAGTATCAAAACGGGGTGGTTATCTCCTTTGCAGGCTTTATAATGAGCGGGTATTGATCAGCGGAAAAGCTGTTACCTTCTTTGTAGGTGAAATTGAAATATAATTTTACCTAAAGCACTAACAAGGATTTATTCTTTTGTGGTACGCTCTGGCTCGCTGAGAGTATTTTATTTATAAATACTTTAGCCAATTAAATGTGTATTATGAAAAACTTTTTTCTGTTTTTATTAATTCTTCCTTTTATTTTTAATAATGGTCTTGCGCAGGTTCCTTCTATTGCCTGGCAAAAAACATTTGGAGGTTCTGGTAACGATATCATGCAGGATATCTATCCTACCTCAGATGGGAACTACATCATGCTGGGCCTTACTTCAGCAAATGATGGTGATGTGAACTGTGAAACAAAAGGCAAGCACGATACGTGGGTGGTAAAAATGGATCCTGCCGGAACCATCCTCTGGCAGCATTGCTATGGCGGAACAAAAGAGGAAGGAAACCCGAATTCAAAAATTATTCAGACAAGCGATGGCGGCTATCTCTTTGAAACAGAGACCTGGTCCAATGATGTAGATGTAGTCGGTCATCATGACCTCAGCGATGCGTGGACGGTGAAGCTTGATTCTATAGGCAATATACAATGGTCACGGTCTTACGGTGGCTATAATTGGGATGTGCCCCGCAATATCCTGGAGTTGCCAGGTCACCAGTATTTAATAATGTCACGTTCAACTTCGTCTGATGGCGATGTTCCGCCGAGTATTGACTCCTCTGATTTTGATGCATGGATATTTATTGTGGATAGTATTGGAAATATTCTCACCAATAAAATATATGGTGGAACCGGTAATGATGATTTATACACTGCTATTTTTAACAGTGATGGAAATTTAAGCTTATTTGGTCTTACTTCTTCAAACGATGGTGATCTTGCCGGAATGAATGTAGATTCCACAGAAGGGTGGATGCTTAAAATTGATCTTTCCGGAAATATTTTATCAAATCATGTCTATGGTGGTGCTTACACCCAGTCATTCCTGGATGCTATTACTACAGAGGATGCTGGTTATTTAGCTGTAGGAGAATCTAATAACCCAGCACCGGTTAACTTTGGAAGTTATCATGGGGAGGCAGATTTCTGGGCAGTTAAACTGGATAGTATTGGTAATATACAATGGCAGGGGTTATATGGAGGTTCAGCTAATGAAACTTTTCGAAGGGTAAAAAAAGCTTTCGGCACTAAAGGGTATTTTCTTGCAGGAACTTCTACTTCCATTGATGGGGATGTTTCAGCACCAAATCCCAGAATAGGCCGTAATTACTGGATTGCAGAAATAAATTCTGAAGGTACTTTTGATTGGGGGCTTGCATTGGGAGGGTCGCAAGCTGATTACTGCTATTCTATAACGGAAGACGGCATCTGCGTTGGCGGTACTTATTCCAATGACGGCGATATTACAGATTTGGATGGTGACGCAGATGGATGGGTGGTTCAGCTTTCATACCCCACCGCAATTCATTTAAATTCAGAACTATTGAATCAGGTTAAAATCTTTCCAGTTCCCGCGCAAAATATAATTACTGTGCAGTCAGCAGAAAGAAGTAATGAAAGTACTATCACGGTTACAAATGTTTGTGGGAAGACTATTTTTTCAAAAAGATTAAGTTCAGGCCAGGTTCAAATTGATGTAAGCAAGTGGCCAGCAGGAATTTATTATTTGTCAAGCAGCGATTCCTTTGGTAAGCAATATTCCGTATCTCATTTTGAAATTATACGATAGACCGCAGCTGTATTTCTATAGCTAATTCTTTTCACCTACGATTACATTGAGCTGAGCGAGGCAAACAAGTTGAACCGGACAAACGGGCGGAGCCATTCAGCTTGTCCCTGACCTTTTTCATTCTTTTTATATCAAGACAAAAAGAAGATTAAGTAAAAATTAGAAGATTATAGGAAGTTTGTTGCAAAAGGTATCAATAAAAATTTATGCAAATCAATTGCTTCAATCACATCACTAATTGAGCGAAGCCGGACAAACGGGCGGAGCCATTCGTTTGTCCTTGATTTTTTTCATTCTTTTTGTATCAAGACAAAAAGAATAGAAATACTATATAATACAAAGGTTTACGATGTCCAGATGCCAGTATCTGTAACTCGCCTAAATGAAATCTATTAGCTTAGCAAGCTCTAAAAAATCATATGGCGGTTAAGATCAGCAAGCAGGATGCTTTGAATTATCACAGTAAAGGCCGTCCCGGGAAAATTGAAGTCGTTGCAACTAAAGCTACCAAGACCCAGCGTGATCTTGCACTGGCATATTCCCCTGGTGTAGCGGAACCATGCCTGGAAATTGCAGCAGTAAAAGAAAAAGTATATGACTATACAGCAAAAGGAAATCTCGTTGCCGTTATCACAAATGGCACTGCTGTGCTTGGCCTTGGCGATATAGGCCCCGAAGCTTCGAAGCCGGTGATGGAAGGTAAAGGCATTCTCTTTAAAATCTTTGCAGATATTGACGTGTTTGATATCGAATTAAATACTAAAGACATCGATGAGTTTGTGGATGTGGTAAAAGCTTTAGAGCCAACATTTGGGGGCATTAATCTGGAAGACATAAAATCTCCTGATTGCTTTGAGATCGAATACCGGCTGCGAAAAGAGATGAACATTCCTGTTATGCATGATGATCAGCATGGTACTGCAATCATCTCAGCGGCCGCATTGCTTAATGCATTAGAGCTTGTAAAAAAGGACATCCAGAATATTAAGGTAGTAGTCTCCGGCGCAGGGGCCAGCGCTCTGTCCTGTGCGCAGCTTTATATGGACATGGGCGTACAAAGTGAAAATATAGTCATGCTCGACCGCTCAGGGATCATTCGTGTAGATCGTGAAAACCTTGACGACTACAAGAAGCCCTTCGCTACCCATAGAAATATTAATACACTGGAAGAAGCTCTTCAAGATGCCGATGTATTTCTCGGTCTTTCGAAAGGAAATATCGTATCTAAGGAAATGGTGAAAAAGATGGGAAAAAATCCTATCATTTTTGCATTGGCCAATCCTGATCCTGAAATACCTTATGATGATGCACTGGAAGCAAGACCAGATGCCATAATAGCTACAGGCCGCAGTGACTATCCAAACCAGGTAAATAATGCATTGGGGTTCCCATTTATTTTCCGGGGAGCACTGGATGTAAGGGCCAGTGAAATTAATGAAGAGATGAAGCTGGCAGCCGTTCGTGCGCTCGCCAACCTTGCTAAAAAGCCGGTTCCTGATATTGTAAACCTTGCCTATAATGAAAAAAGTATCTCTTTCGGGAAAGACTATATCATTCCGAAGCTCATTGATCCGCGCCTTCTTACTGAACTATCCCCTGCAGTTGCGAAAGCTGCCATCCATTCAGGTGTTGCCCGTCGCATAATCACAGATTGGGAAGAATACGCCAATGAATTGTCGAAGCGTTTAGGAACAGATGAATCCATTTTAAGGGTAATGGTAAATAAAGCTAAGCGGGATCCGAAGAGAGTAGTTTTTGCTGAGGCTGATACCTATAAGATATGTAAGGCGGCTCAGATAGTGCGGGATGAAGGAATCGCCCGGCCGATTCTGCTGGGCTCAAAGAAAAAGATTAAAGAGATCATCGAACAAAACAAGCTTGATCTGCAGGATTTGCCTATTATTGATCCACGCGATCCGGAACTGGAAAATGTGCGTACGGAGTACGGTAATTACTTATTTGAAAAAAGAAAACGCAAAGGACTTACTTGTTATGAATCAAAAAAATTGATGGTAGAGCGTAATTATTTTGGGGCTATGATGGTGTTGAACGGTGAAGCAGATGCGCTGATTTCAGGTCTGACAAGAAATTATGCACAAACCATCCGGCCCGGCATTACAAATAATAGGGACGGAAGACGGAGTAGATAAGGTGGCCGGAATGTATATACTGCTTACTAAACGAGGTCCGCTGTTCTTTGCGGATTGCACCGTGAACGTAAACCCTGATGCCGAAGACTTAGCAAAAATTACTGCCCTAACTGCAAAATCAGTACAGCAGTTTAATATTCAGCCCAGGATTGCAATGCTGAGCTATTCTAATTTTGGATCTACCAAAGGAGCCGAACCGGAAACAGTGGCAAAGGCAGTAGCTATATTGCGAAAAAAATATCCGGGTATGATTGTAGATGGTGAAATGCAGGCCAACTTTGCTTTCAGCCAGCAGTTGCTTCAAGACAATTATCCTTTCAGCGAATTGATAAGGGACGGGGCGAATACCCTGATCTTTCCTAATCTTTCCTCCGGGAATATCGCCTATAAGCTTTTGCAATCCCTAGGAGCCGCCGAAGCAATTGGTCCCATCCTGCTTGGGTTAAAAAAACCTGTTCATATACTCCAGCTGGGCAGCTCCGTTCGTGAAATAGTGAATATGGTTACCATTGCAGTAATAGATGCACAGACAAAGAAATGAAGCTTGGAGCCTGTTATTTTTCAAAGATTTACTTCGTATTATTGAATGTATTAACTTATGGATCAGATTTAATTCATTTCCTGTGCGGTAAATAATAACTGACAATTTTAGATTATTCTTATTAATGGATATGAAATACTCACTCGTGATCTTCACCGTTATTTTTACATTATCGGCACTATCTGCTTTTGCACAGGTTTGGAGACCATTGGATGAAGGGATAAATGGATATGTCCATGCAATGTGTATAGACTCACAATCGAATAATTTATATATAGGAGGGCTTATATTTAACGCAGGTGGTATTCCTGTTCAAAATTTGGCTATATAGAATGGTTTACAATGGCTCAAAGCGCCTGACATAGATTATCAGATAAATGATTTATTATACTATAAAGGGAAAATGTACGCAGCCCTGGATAATGGATGGGTGGTATTGGTTCAGGACAGCAATTTCGTTATTGTTGGGGCTTTTAATAATGAAGTGAATAGCCTTACAGTCTATCATCACACATTATATGCAGGTGGTGATTTTACTGTTTCTTACAGTTTTTTAGATGGGGACGATGTTACGGTTAATCATATTGCCAAGTTTATCGATGCGGGTAAATGGCTACCGTTAGGAACGGGCACTACTGGCTCAGTGGATGCTATGCATGAATACAGGGGAGATTTAGTAGCCGCCGGAAGATTTTACGAAGCCGGAGATTCAAATGCAAAGAATATTGCACGCTGGAATGGATTTAATTGGTATCCCATGATGAAAGGTATCTCCGGGGAATATGTCGGTGCATTGGACACTTTCGAAAATGATCTTATAGTTGGTGGTGATTTCAAAAAAGCTGATACGATTAAGTGCGATGGAATTGCGGATTGGAATGGTATCTCCTGGGATACATTAAAACATTTGGAAATTGATTTTGTGAATTCGATATTAAGCTTGAATAACAAGTTATATGTGACAGGAGATATTACGGATGGATTTCAGGTTTGGGATGGAACTACGTGGTCTGGTATAGATTGGGGCGGTGTGGGAGCTATCTTTGCTTCTATCTATTTTCAATCGCATATATATGTAGGAGGAGATTTCTCTCAACTTAAGGATAGTTTAAATGGTGTTGCCTATTTAGATTACGCAACACCAACTCAGGGAGTAAAATCTATTCAACCATTTAAAATCTTTCCCAATCCCACCAATAGTTTTATCAGCATTAGCTTCAATACAAGTCAACAAGGCTACCTCGCGATCACTGATACTTATGGAAGAATATTAAAATTATTCACCCTTTCTCCATCTTCAGAAAATAAATTGGTAGTTGTCAGCGATCTAGCATGCGGAGTTTATTTATTAACCTTGCAAACAGCAGAAGAAAGAGTGAGTCAAAAAATAGTAGTGGAAAGATGAGACTTTCTCCACTATGTTTCCCTCCGGTGGGTTTTGGATTTATAAATCTATATTTAATCATAGTATATAGAATCGGGAATGATCTCTTACATCCAAGGCACTATCACTTCAAAATCACCTGCCCATGTGATCATTGAATCAGGAGGGTTAGGATATTTACTCTCCCCGCAGCTTCACCCTGTTGAGCCTAAAGCGTTTGCAGAGGAAGCTGAGGAGAGAAAAGATGTGCAGTAAAGATATTTAAAGATTAATAAACCGTTCACCTGGCAGCTTCCTCTGCTTGCACGCTGATGCTCTGCGGGAGTGAAGCTGCAGAGCAGGCTGTGCAAAAAATTTTGAATGAGAAGAAGGATTGGACTGTAGAGGAATTAATCAAACAAACCCTGAAATATATTTGGTACAATAGTACTGTATTTGTTGAATGTATGAACAGGGAATTTTCAAATCCGCCGATTATTAGATATTCCTTTAATTAATATGAGTCAGCTTAAAATTTGATGGTTTGTTTTTGAAAAAATCTATTTCTTCGTGCCCCGACCCTTTCCGTGGTCGGTGTCCCCACCGACCACTCTAAACGATCCGTTACCTTCAGGAAATGGTTTTCTTTACTACAACTATTAATAGCTGGAAACCGCTGCTTTTTAAGGATGTTTACAAAAAAATAATTACAGATTCTTTACAGAGGCTTCATGATAATAACCGGACAAGAATTCATGGTTTATTATTATGCCAAATCATATCCGTCTGTTATGGTCTTCAAAACGATTTTTGAGCCTGCTAAAATTGAAAATATGCTGTTGACTTTACTTCTCATGCATTCAACAAGCAATTGTTACCAAATGATCCTGAAATGCTCAATGATTTTGATTCAACATAACATGACAGAAGCTATCATTTTTGGGAAAGATGGGTCACACACCCATCAACATACTATGTCCTACTATTGCACAGCAGAAATTGGATTATATGCATTTGAACCCAATTTCAGGAAGATGGCACCTTGTCTCACTCCCTGAACAGTATAGTTTTCATCAGCATGATATTATTTGTTTAATGAAAAGAATTTTCCTTTCTCACCTACTACATGGTTATATCTGATTGGTAGAATTGTGGTCAGCGAGGACGCCCATCTTTAGATTCGCAAAGTGATTTTTTCAGCACTTTGCAATTATTATTATCTTTCCTTTTTGCTGCTTTTTCTTTTGTTATTTAAACACACATTTGTTGATAATTACTAACCGAATTGCAGCAGTGAACTATGAAGACCAATTGACTTTTGCAGGTCCATCCGTTGATACAGACTGCTTCCTTTTGTTTATGAGATGCTTCGAATAGAAATTCAAGCTTCGGGCTTATTATTAAGGTTTCAAAGAAACTCATGAACACCGTTGTTTATTCTTAACTTTTAAAACGCAGTACAAATTTTAAGAAGGAATAGATGTTTCTAAAGCGACATTAGATGTTGCATTGATTGCTGATGAACGCCGCGAAGTGGTTCATCACATTCAGGTGAGCAATAATGATGAAGGGTATTGGTAAAATGCTCAGCTGGCTGAACACCCATGAAAGGATTTCAAGTAGGGCAAACATTGTTCTGCATGGAAGCTACCTGAGTACACCAATTATTTATTTTCTTTATTCCCTACTTTTTCGTTCCTGCACTTCATTTCTACCAGATAAAAATTAACATAAGGCTCTACCTGTTGATCCATTAATCCTATTATCGGAAGCACCTTTAATTTGTTCGCAGGTTCCGCTATTACGGCAAGAGCCTTCAGCATAATTATAACCTCATCAAGTTTTTCCTCAAGCTGACCCAATGCCAGCTCTAATGCTCGTACTTCTGCTGTTAGTTGCGGAAAATATTGCAAATCTCCAATAGCAGGAACCAATGAAAGATCAGTA
Proteins encoded:
- a CDS encoding T9SS type A sorting domain-containing protein, translating into MKNFFLFLLILPFIFNNGLAQVPSIAWQKTFGGSGNDIMQDIYPTSDGNYIMLGLTSANDGDVNCETKGKHDTWVVKMDPAGTILWQHCYGGTKEEGNPNSKIIQTSDGGYLFETETWSNDVDVVGHHDLSDAWTVKLDSIGNIQWSRSYGGYNWDVPRNILELPGHQYLIMSRSTSSDGDVPPSIDSSDFDAWIFIVDSIGNILTNKIYGGTGNDDLYTAIFNSDGNLSLFGLTSSNDGDLAGMNVDSTEGWMLKIDLSGNILSNHVYGGAYTQSFLDAITTEDAGYLAVGESNNPAPVNFGSYHGEADFWAVKLDSIGNIQWQGLYGGSANETFRRVKKAFGTKGYFLAGTSTSIDGDVSAPNPRIGRNYWIAEINSEGTFDWGLALGGSQADYCYSITEDGICVGGTYSNDGDITDLDGDADGWVVQLSYPTAIHLNSELLNQVKIFPVPAQNIITVQSAERSNESTITVTNVCGKTIFSKRLSSGQVQIDVSKWPAGIYYLSSSDSFGKQYSVSHFEIIR
- a CDS encoding NADP-dependent malic enzyme (NADP-dependent; catalyzes the oxidative decarboxylation of malate to form pyruvate; decarboxylates oxaloacetate) gives rise to the protein MAVKISKQDALNYHSKGRPGKIEVVATKATKTQRDLALAYSPGVAEPCLEIAAVKEKVYDYTAKGNLVAVITNGTAVLGLGDIGPEASKPVMEGKGILFKIFADIDVFDIELNTKDIDEFVDVVKALEPTFGGINLEDIKSPDCFEIEYRLRKEMNIPVMHDDQHGTAIISAAALLNALELVKKDIQNIKVVVSGAGASALSCAQLYMDMGVQSENIVMLDRSGIIRVDRENLDDYKKPFATHRNINTLEEALQDADVFLGLSKGNIVSKEMVKKMGKNPIIFALANPDPEIPYDDALEARPDAIIATGRSDYPNQVNNALGFPFIFRGALDVRASEINEEMKLAAVRALANLAKKPVPDIVNLAYNEKSISFGKDYIIPKLIDPRLLTELSPAVAKAAIHSGVARRIITDWEEYANELSKRLGTDESILRVMVNKAKRDPKRVVFAEADTYKICKAAQIVRDEGIARPILLGSKKKIKEIIEQNKLDLQDLPIIDPRDPELENVRTEYGNYLFEKRKRKGLTCYESKKLMVERNYFGAMMVLNGEADALISGLTRNYAQTIRPGITNNRDGRRSR
- a CDS encoding T9SS type A sorting domain-containing protein; the protein is MYAALDNGWVVLVQDSNFVIVGAFNNEVNSLTVYHHTLYAGGDFTVSYSFLDGDDVTVNHIAKFIDAGKWLPLGTGTTGSVDAMHEYRGDLVAAGRFYEAGDSNAKNIARWNGFNWYPMMKGISGEYVGALDTFENDLIVGGDFKKADTIKCDGIADWNGISWDTLKHLEIDFVNSILSLNNKLYVTGDITDGFQVWDGTTWSGIDWGGVGAIFASIYFQSHIYVGGDFSQLKDSLNGVAYLDYATPTQGVKSIQPFKIFPNPTNSFISISFNTSQQGYLAITDTYGRILKLFTLSPSSENKLVVVSDLACGVYLLTLQTAEERVSQKIVVER